A segment of the Thermodesulfobacteriota bacterium genome:
TAGTTCGTGCCCAGCGACTTCGTGCCGAAGTAGTCGGCCGTCAGCGAAGGCATCAGCGCCAGGTATCCGCCGTAGGCGAACCCGACGATGCAGATCCCGACGAGCCACTTGGTGAAGGTGTCCGAGTTCGGCAGCAGCAGGAGGAACGCCACGAGATACTCGGCGAACATCAGGATGACGGTGTTTTTCCGGCCGATCTTATCGGAGATCGAGCCGTGGACCAGACGGCCGAGGCCGTTGAGCAGCGCCATCGTGCCGAGACCGCCCGCCGCCACCGCCTTGTCGAGCTTGGCGACTTCCACCCCGATCGGCACCGCCTGCCCGATGATCATCAGCCCCGCCGCCGCCCCGACGAAGTAGATGAGCCACAGGATGTAGAACTGCGCGTTCCCGGTCATCTCGCCCGGGGTCCAGTCGATCTTCACGACCGTCCCGGCGGCCGGCGCAGGCGGATTCCAGCCGGCCGGCTTGTATCCGGCGGGGGGGACCTTGAACAGGGCGCCGGCGCCACAGACACCGGCGAGCATGATGATCCCGACGACGAAGAACGCGTTGGCGATCCCCGTGCTGGCGAGCAGCTTGGAGATAAGCGGCCCGAAGACGAGGGTGCCCGCCCCGAAGCCGAACACGGCCAGTCCCGTGATCGTCCCGCGCATGTCGGGGAACCACTTGATGCAGGTGGCGATCGGGGTCACGTAGGCGAAGCCCACCCCCAGGCCGCCGAGGATGCCGTACGCGAACACCAGGCCGGGAACCGTCTTGTACAGCACCCCGGCCAGCAGGGCGCCGGCCCCCAGCAGCAGGCCGCCGAAGATCGCGACCTTCTTCGGCCCGGCCTTATCCTGCCATCTTCCCGCGAAGATCATCCCCAAGGCGAAGAAGAACAGGGAGGCCATGTACGGGTAACCGGCTTCCTTGACGGTCCATCCCAGCTCCTTCATCAGCGGTCCCCGGAAGACGGACCAGGAGTAGAGGACCCCCAGGCATAGTTGCATGATCAACGCTGCGACGACCATACCCCACCGGTTTGTCTGCTTTTCCTCTGCCATAACCTCACCCTCCTCCTTCCCCTGGTTTTACTGTTTAAAATAGCATTTCTATTTTGTACCGTATCGCAGGGGGCGGGCCGGTGTCAAGAATTTTTTAAACAAGGTTTTATAGTCGTCTCGGGGATCGGGAGGAGGAATCGGAAAGCAAAGGGGGGAGAAAACGATTGGGAGCGGAAACGTCCGAATCCAAAGAGATATCTAACGTGCATCGAGGAAGGTGGATTCAATTGAAAAGGAAGGAGCAGGCAATGACTCCGTTTCACGAAATCAAGCAGGTTCCCCGGATCCGGGCGATCGGCATGCGGGGCGAGATGTCTCTGTGGGACGTGGACACCGCGTTCACGCGGCTTTATGACAAGGCGATGGAAGGGCGGCTGAAGTTCCGCGAGCCGGCTCTGGGGCTGCGAAGGGGCGGCATCCGGGTCCCCGACAAGTTCCATTCGGACTACGAGGTGCTGTTCCCGCTGAACGAGGAGCCCGAGGAGCTCATCCCCGGCACGGAGATCGTCGAGATCCCGGAGGCGCGGGTCGCCTCGTTTTTCCACCGCGGGCCCTACGAGTGGATCCAGTGCACCTATGAAAAAGTGTTAGACTGGCTCCGGGAAAACTCCGTCGAGGCGGCAGGGGAGCCGCGCGAGCTGTTCTTCGTCGCGCCCGAGCCGCATGCCGGCGGGAGCCAGGATGACATGCTGACCGAGATCCAGGTTCCCATCCGGGAGGCCGCCTGACGAAACCGGCGAGGTGCCCGTGATCGTCCTGCTTCCCGTTTCCAAGGGCCCGTCCTTCCAGGATGCATTGCGTCTGGCAGTCGATGTCGCCGCGGCCGGGGGAGGCGAGATCCGGATCGTGTATCCGATGGACCGTAAGGAGATCCACCGGGTCGAGGAGGGCGGCGGGGTCGCCGCGATCCACCTGGCGCAGCACGCGGCAGAAGAGGTCGAGAAGCGGATGATGGAGGAAGGCACCGAGGCCATCCTCGAGGCGACCGGAGTCTGCGCAAAGGCCGGCGTGTCCGCTCACGGGGAGATCCGGGACGGGGATCCGCACGACGAGCTGCTGGCGGCCGCGGGGGGGTGCGACCTGGTCGTCGCGGCGGCGGCGTCCCATTTCTCCCCCGAGCTCGACGACAAGCCGGGGCGGCTGATCCTGTCGCTGCTGCGGGACGGGGGGATCCCCGTGCTGCTGGCGTGCACGCCGTACCGGCCGGTCGGGACGGTCGTGGCGGGCTGCGGCGGAGGGATCCGGTCCGAGCGCGCCATCGGGGCGATGACGCGGCTCTCTCTCTGGAAAGAGGGGTGCCGGGTGATCCTTCTCGCGGTGGACGACTCGCCCGAATCGGGCGAAATGAAGCTGGCCGCGGCGCGGAACCTGATGACCGACGCCGGCTATTCCCCGTGGCAGGAGCGGGTGATCCCGGGCCCCCGGCCGGGAGCGTTCCTTGCGTTCTGCGAGAAGGAAAACGCGGACGCGGTCGTCCTCGGGGGCTGGGGCGAGCACCGTTGGGACGATCTGCTGGGCATGTCCGTCACCAGCCGCCTCGTCGAAGAGGGGCGCCGCAACCTCTTCCTTTACATGTAGGCGGCCGGGACCTTGTCCGCGCACGATCCCATCGCCGTCGGCCTCTCGCTACCCCTCTGGTCCGTCCTGCCGTTCGCCGGCCTCCTCCTCTCGATCGCCCTTTTCCCCGTATTCGCGCCGAGGTTCTGGGTGCGCCACTTCGGCAAGGTCTCCCTCGCGTTCGGCCTCCCGGTGGCGGCGTTCTTCCTCCTTCGCGCGCCGATGGAGCTGGCCCACACCGCTTTGGAGTACGGCTCGTTCATTGTGCTCCTCGCCGCCCTGTTCATCGTGTCGGGAGGGATCCTCGTCCGAGGGACGTTCCGCTCCACACCGGCGGTAAACAGCTCCTTCCTGGCGATCGGGGCCGTCCTGTCGAACCTGCTCGGGACCACGGGAGCGTCGATGCTCCTCATCCGCCCCCTGCTGCGGGCGAACGCCGGGAGGAAGCGGGCCGCCCACGTGGTGATCTTCTTCATTTTCGTCGTCGCCAACATCGGGGGATCCCTGACGGCGATCGGCGACCCGCCGCTGTTCCTCGGCTACCTGAAGGGGGTGCCGTTCTTCTGGACGCTCACGCACGTCGGACCGATGTGGCTTGCCGCGTGCGGCGCGCTGATCGGGATCTTCTTCCTCGTCGACCGCCGGGCGTTTGCCCTCGAAGGGCTCATGGAGAACGGGGCCCCGGCCGCCCCGGCCGCCCCGCGGGTCTCCATCGAAGGGAAGATCAACCTCCTCCTGCTGGGCGCGGTGATCGCCGCCGTCTTCCTCCCGACCCCGTTTCGGGAGACCCTGATGGTGGCCGCCGCCGTCGTTTCCGTATGGAAAACCCCGGCAGGCCTGCGGAAGGAGAACGAGTTCACCTATCACCCCATCGAAGAGGTGGCCATCCTTTTCGCGGGGATCTTCGCCACCATGATCCCGGCGATGCTGATCCTCAAGGCCCGCGGAGGGGAACTCGGGGTGA
Coding sequences within it:
- a CDS encoding GyrI-like domain-containing protein gives rise to the protein MTPFHEIKQVPRIRAIGMRGEMSLWDVDTAFTRLYDKAMEGRLKFREPALGLRRGGIRVPDKFHSDYEVLFPLNEEPEELIPGTEIVEIPEARVASFFHRGPYEWIQCTYEKVLDWLRENSVEAAGEPRELFFVAPEPHAGGSQDDMLTEIQVPIREAA
- a CDS encoding OFA family MFS transporter; the protein is MAEEKQTNRWGMVVAALIMQLCLGVLYSWSVFRGPLMKELGWTVKEAGYPYMASLFFFALGMIFAGRWQDKAGPKKVAIFGGLLLGAGALLAGVLYKTVPGLVFAYGILGGLGVGFAYVTPIATCIKWFPDMRGTITGLAVFGFGAGTLVFGPLISKLLASTGIANAFFVVGIIMLAGVCGAGALFKVPPAGYKPAGWNPPAPAAGTVVKIDWTPGEMTGNAQFYILWLIYFVGAAAGLMIIGQAVPIGVEVAKLDKAVAAGGLGTMALLNGLGRLVHGSISDKIGRKNTVILMFAEYLVAFLLLLPNSDTFTKWLVGICIVGFAYGGYLALMPSLTADYFGTKSLGTNYGYLFTAWGIAGIGGPFMIDAIKATTGAFTLAMYYISAACVAGIVLTFISKKPVFKESMSAHPKPA
- a CDS encoding sodium:proton antiporter; this encodes MSAHDPIAVGLSLPLWSVLPFAGLLLSIALFPVFAPRFWVRHFGKVSLAFGLPVAAFFLLRAPMELAHTALEYGSFIVLLAALFIVSGGILVRGTFRSTPAVNSSFLAIGAVLSNLLGTTGASMLLIRPLLRANAGRKRAAHVVIFFIFVVANIGGSLTAIGDPPLFLGYLKGVPFFWTLTHVGPMWLAACGALIGIFFLVDRRAFALEGLMENGAPAAPAAPRVSIEGKINLLLLGAVIAAVFLPTPFRETLMVAAAVVSVWKTPAGLRKENEFTYHPIEEVAILFAGIFATMIPAMLILKARGGELGVTAPAQFFWAAGLLSSFLDNAPTYLVFFSLAQGMGGTGLVAGVSAPILVAISAGAVFMGANTYIGNAPNFMVKAIAEEAGVRMPSFLGYMGWSCCVLIPLFGLITLVFF
- a CDS encoding universal stress protein, whose translation is MIVLLPVSKGPSFQDALRLAVDVAAAGGGEIRIVYPMDRKEIHRVEEGGGVAAIHLAQHAAEEVEKRMMEEGTEAILEATGVCAKAGVSAHGEIRDGDPHDELLAAAGGCDLVVAAAASHFSPELDDKPGRLILSLLRDGGIPVLLACTPYRPVGTVVAGCGGGIRSERAIGAMTRLSLWKEGCRVILLAVDDSPESGEMKLAAARNLMTDAGYSPWQERVIPGPRPGAFLAFCEKENADAVVLGGWGEHRWDDLLGMSVTSRLVEEGRRNLFLYM